The nucleotide sequence TCATCTCTCCATCCCCTCGAGATCCCAGATCCCACACCGccaccgccggcgcctcctccgctGGCGATGCGGCGAACGAGAGACAAGGGGAACGATGGTCTCCACCGCGGCGGAGGAGGGCGAGGACCCGTGCTGGAGGAGGAACAGCATGGGTGCGTATTTTTCTCGTCTGCAGCAGCAGCCTCACTAAGGTGACATACCACGCAAACCCCTTCCTCGCTAAGTTTTTGTGACTCCTTGCCAGTGAATGGCAGTTGGATGCGTCCACGCAGCAACCCGTTGTGCCCCGCCTCTGTCCTAATCGTCGAAATCAGGCTCGCCGGCGGCGCCGCTCCCATGTGCTTCGTGCTCCTGCGTTGCTGCCGTCGCGATGTCCGGGGGATCCATGGCGGCCAGCTGCTTGTCAACCACAACGAGCGGAGGTAGCGAGTTGGATTTGGCCACGCCTGATGTGAGCGGAGCAGAGCAGCGTGGCCGACGGCGTCATACCTCCTGATTGAACAAAAATCTCATACGCTTGACTACACGACCGAGTCTTGAATTTCTGTGTTTTCGTCTATACATAAAAATGAATCCATCCGCCAGTGCGAACTCCTCTTGTTGCGTGATTTGATTTGGAAAATAGGCCTGCAAGCAAATAGTATTGTGTGAGTTTGATAGATGGATCCCATCCACCTCCTTTTCGATTTATAATCCATCCACTGCCATGGATTTGTTCCAATTTATTCATGAAATTGTGCTTTGCTCATGAACTGTTGAATTATGGGGCTCGAAATAATTACAAATTGATGTCATATCATTCAGTCTGTCATGTTCTTGTGGGCCGGCAGCGATTTCGTGGCCGCGGCATAGCGGTGCGGTGGCCGGGGGTTGCGGCGTCCCGTGTGGGTGCAGTGGTCGCGGCAGCGGGCACACACGGCGGTGGTCACGCACGGGGCTGCGCTGCGGAGCCAGGATTtcaccatgggggggggggggggggcgaggaacACATTGAAGCACACATGAGACATAACACAAAAATATTTCAAGTCTTGAATATTGTATCGATATCAAACATGTAATAGTATAAGCTTTACAATAAAAAGACTACATTTCTACTAGTTTGAATGCAGATCTACGCCCCCCAGCCGGTCGATCAAACAAATCAATAATCTCATTAACATTGAACTTTGCAGCTATTTCCTTCCCAATGTATACAACCATGTAAGGTCGAAGAAAATCGTCACCCATTTTACTTCGGAGACGTGTCTTGATAATCTTCATTGCTGAAAAAGCTCTCTCCGCAGTTGCAGTTGACACCGGGAGAGTGATGACCAAGCGCAATAATCTATCAACCATTGGATACACAGAGGCTTTACCTGTTTTATGCAATGCAACGGTCAAATCAGCCAGTGATGACGAAGAATTCAGCTCTGGATGGTTGCAAACATCTAACTGATAGTGTGGAAGTTGTGACTCCAGGCGAGCCTGCTCTTGACTAGAAAAATCCGCTGGATAGAATTTGTCCACAAGCATGCAAATCTTTGATATGTCAAACGAGTCATGCCTTGGATCCAAGGATGCACAGAGTGTCATTAGCTCTGTTGTCTGAACGCTAAAACGGTCATTTAGCTCAACCAGTTGTTGATCTATCGCCACATTGAACACATCTGCTTTGTAGTGGTGAAGCACCGTGATGTTATTATGTTTATTCCGAGACTTAGTCACATCAACATACCTGTAAATTACAAATACAGTATATGTGTTAGAGTAAAGCATATGTGATCAATATTATTCTATTATACAGTAGAGGAAAGGGAGTAAGGGACATACTTGCGACTCATATCGGGGATCTCAACTTCATGCTTCACACAAAAGGTCTTAACCTCCTCTATGAGAGGTTCCCATCCTTCCTCTCTTAGATCAGCGAGGAGCACCTTAGTGTTAGAGAGTGTATCTAATGCATTCAAAATGTCCATAGATTTCTTCTGGAGTGTTTGGCACAAGACATCTGTGATTTTCATAATCCTCTCCATGAGGTGCAAAATGAACACAAAATCAAAAGAAACAATTATCCTTAGGGCGCCTCCAGCATCTCCACGGGAATATTGTGTCACCGAACGATCATTCGCTATACTTCGTAGGACTGTAATTGTGGCACCAAACATCTTCCTCAAGCTCCGAATTGACTTGAAGTGCGAACTCCATCTAGTGTCTGCTGGTCTCTGTAAAGAACCTATCTGGTTTGCCCCTTTTCCCGTATCAAGATCCCCCAGTTCAATTTCACGTGCAATTTCGGTGGCTTGATTTGCTAGTAACTCATCATTGCGTTTAGGTGAAGCACTAACAACATTTATGACAAAATTGGCATGTTGAAAAAAATTATGCACTTCATGTACCTCTCGTGATGCTGCAACAAGGGCCAATTGAAGCTGATGCACCATACAATGAATGTAATATGCATAAGGGCACGCCTTCAGAATTAAAGCCTTCAATCCGTTCCACTCCCCTCGCATATTACTGGCCCCGTCATAGGCCTGACCTCTGATATCTTCCACATTTAAATTGTTATCTGCTAGAACAGTGCAAATTGTCTCCTTGAGAGTCAATGCAAGAGTGTCATTCACATGAATGACATCAACAAAACGCTCCTGTATGAACCCTTCAGTGTCAGGAAACCGGAGGACCAACGCCATTTGCTCTTTCTTGGATTCATCGCGAGCTTCGTCAACCATTATACAAAATTTGCTATCACCAATTTCTTCTCTAATTGTTCTTTGCACCTTTCGAGAAAGTATAGCAAGAATTTCCTCTTGAACCTGATGAGATGTGTACTTTGCGTTTCCAGGAGCATTTTCCAAGACAACATCTTTCACCTCCTTGTTATAAGAAGCCAAAAGTTTTACCAGTTCTAGGAAATTACCCCGGTTAATGGATCCCGGAGATTCATCATGCCCTCTAAAAGCACAAGCCTGGAATGTTAACCACCTGCATCATGTCATATAATTGTTTTGTTAGGATACTACAAGATATAATATTTTAATTATTGTAACATAAGATGGAAGAAAAATATTGCTTACCGGATGGAATCAATTGTAACTTTGAGCCTTAGCCTTGCATCTAAAATCGTTTTTGCGGTTGCTTTCCCATACACCTTATCAATATGAGTCATGCTGTTTTTGAAATTATCATAACAACGAACTGAGAAGTTATGGGCTGAACCAGCATCTTTACCCATATGAGTTAAAAAAGCACACTCTTTCCCATTATTCACCTTCTTCCACCTATCAAAGCCCAAAACAGTAAATGTTTCTGAGCCGCACTTCCCAATCGGCTTTCTTGAGAAGAGGAAACAATGGAAGCAATATGCACGCTTTGTGTAAGGTGAAAACTCAAGCCattcaaaatccttgaaccaacTGTACTGGAAACGCCGACGATGTTTTGGTGGATCATCATTATATGGATACTCTCTCATGTATGGCATGTATCGGCCTTCAGAAATATAGAATTGGCGTGCTTCATTTTGCTTATCAAGAGGGAGTTCCCAAATCTGTTTGCGCTTTCCAGGGTCTCGCTCGAATGGTGTGCTTCCGATTCTTTGTTGTTCTAGAACTTCTACTTCTACAGATGCCTCAATATTTTGCTTGGGGGGTGGCATATCAACTGAACTGAGATTGGGGACACTGTTATCAGTGGGTTGCTCTGTGACATCGACCTCCACGGTTGCATTTGCATTTTCAACTGTAGAGTTTGAAGCAATTGGCTTGAAAAAATTACTTATCGgtggtgtcttcttcttcctcatgacCTATGCAGTTCTTATATAAGTACAAAGCAGATATGTAATCTGGAATTGATGTGACAAGTGCCAAAATATACTAAGTCACTAACCACTAAGTAGTAAGTACTAACAGTTGATCAATTGATTTATTGAATCAAACTGACGAGTAGTATGAACCTGACAATAATACCTCCTTCTCTGATCATGGGACAGGATCAGTTAGGAATTCGGTGTGGGCTTGTGGCGATTCCGTGCGGCTGCCTGTACTGGATTGATGCGCGGTCGGCGGCAGCTTCGCGAATCAGCAATCGACGACGGGCGAAACACGGCGGCGCGACGCCCGGCGGCCGGCGTCAATGAAGCCCTAGCGCCAGCGGCTAGCGGCGCGTCGCGGACGAAAGAGTCCAGGTCTCCAGGAAGCTAGTCGCGTGCGTGTCGTTCATCGTTGATCGATTGAGATGTGGATGCTACCAGCGTATACATGCGTAGTATGCAGGCTGCAGCCTCGGCCCTTGGCCCTTCTTGCGTTTTGGGCTTGACATGAGTTTAGCCCATGCACTAATGGCCTGATGGCCGGATAATTATGCCTAAACTATTAGTACTAGTCCCCGCTGGAGTTCGTTGGGGGGGGAATGGGGGGGTCTGGCCCCCGCTCGCCCCCCACTGCCTCCGCCTCTGGCTGGTCGTGACCACAGATGCAGGTCGCTCAGCATGAAAGGTAGATAGAgaaatgcccgtgcattgccacgGGCTTTTGGAAAAAAATTAAGATGCTACTCACGGAGCTAAAATAACCAAGAATAATGCCGTCTCAACTAACTCACATTTTTTTCTTGACAATCAGCTAACACACATCATACTATCATACTATCGAAGCCTTCCCCACCTTCGGCCATCAATTGGCCATTCACAAGAGGGCGGCGGGTGCGGGCGCTAGACTTGGTCAACTACGGGGTTGCGGCAGCCGAAGATCGAGTTGCACGTGGGGGTGTAGGGAGGGAAACAAGCACACAAGCAGCAGCGGCATTGCGACGGGCGATCGTGCCGCGACCTTTACCTTTTCCCGGGCAACAGCCAGAGGCCACCACGCTCCTCGgctctccctcctctcttccatgCCTGGCAACAAGATGGGACGAGATAGAGAGGAGGCAACCAAGATGTTTTTCTATATGGCGACCAAGATGTTTTTGTTTACCTTCTGAATTCTTCTGATGGCTTAATTACCTTGTGAATTCTTCTGATGGCTTCTCAATGATATTCAGTTATATTGAGACGAACGAATGCCCTGCTGTCCAATCACTTGCCACCAAAGGTATGTCCTGTATGGTGTATATTTGGCCAGATATGTTCATCGCACATTCAGAAAACACAAAAAGAATTGTGTACCTGCTATCCATTTTGTCTTTTATAGTGATACCTCCTTCTTTTTACATTATATAATTGTGCCTCATCTACATTACTTAACCCTGCTTATGTATAGATTGTTGAAGTAGTGTGCTGCAAGCTGACTCCCTTATGGATGACACTGTACAACCACTTCACACACTCCAAAAATGTAAGGAAATTCTGTACCGTTCTGAGTTTCAAGCAATATTTAGTAGGCACATGTAAGGTAGTCGGAGTTATATTTACAGGAGTCTGTGGTTGACCCTGTCAGGTTAAGCGCTTGATATCTGAAGAAGCAAAGAGTACTAAAGTTTTGGCATATATTACTGCTCTTAAGAAATTATGCAACCATCCGAAGGTAATTAATTCCAGTTTAATGTTTCGCCCCATGATATATCTCTTTCAGTGAAAGTAGTTTTGACAGTAGGATCAGAGTTTATTACAATCTTTTTTAGTTAGTTAATGTCCGCACCTTGCTAAACCCCAACACATTGAGCTATCTTGTCTGGCTCTGCCCCTGCACTTGGTCGATGTCCTCACCTGGCATCATGATGAGATGGTGGCCGGTGGGTGGCGTGAGGAGCGGCAACAGAATCGTTTATCTTGTTTACCAGTGTCTACATATTCTATTAGGAAAAAACATCATCTAAGATGCAACTTTTGATGAAAGgagctatattttttttcttttatatttttgctGGAAAGAAGGAGCTCTAACTTAAAGAGCATGTCAACATAGCTACTTCCAAATACTTTGAATGCATGCTTCAGCGAAGTCATCTCATAGATGAAGCAGCCTGAAAATTGCAGATTTTTAGCCAAGAGAGCAAGCGAGCAAGACATGCAACTGAATGTTAGATAGGAATGCTTGCCTAGCAAACATATGTCGGACTCGGAGCCATACGGAATATCAGCAATAAGTTCAGGGCACATGTAACTGGGAGTTCCTACAACCTTCAGAAGAGACACGATTTATCAAATCATAAGCAAATTAGAAAGAGAAACACCTACCTAGGGGTTGAGCAAGAATAACTTACTGACATGGCTAAATCATGAGAAGTCAATACTTTAGGTCTTTATCCAACCCAAAAAGTCCATGTTTTAAGCTATTTCTCCCCAAACTCAAGCAAGCCTCTAAATTAGAATGGAGAAGTTGCATAGGCAACAAACTTTTAGATACATTGCATCCTTTAGGTAATCAATCTGCATGTTTAATTATTCTGTgcttttcttttgcttcaccttTTCTTACTATCTTACCTTTTAAGTGATTAGGTAGAAGTGACTTCACTAGGAATTAGATGTGGATTATATATATGTGGAACTCCTTGCTACTACTGCTGGGCTTGCTAAAAGAAACAAATTCAGTATTGTTGTTCTCATGGAACATGCAAAGAGCTCTGTTGGCATGTATATTTTTTGATCTATCCATTTAATTTTTTTCGGAACTTATTATGCCCACGACCACTACCACGGACTTTGTGGCCGGCCTGCTTATCCTTGATGTGGCTACAATGCGCGAACCAATGTCCGACTTTGAACGCCGACATGGACGGCGGCCTCAAGTGCTACACCATCTTCTTGGTATGCAGACCAGCACTACACCATCTTCTTGGTATGCAGACCAGCACCACTAGGGGCTTAGCCAagttgtttttttacctatttaaCAACTAAGCGCTAGATATTGTCAACGGATAAATTTGGATGGGTAGGATTTTACTAATGTTTATTAATGATGCTTTGTTTCAGGATTTTACTAATGTTTATTGATGATGCTTTTTGCACTGCAGTTCAAGACAAACTGTAGATTACATGGCTAAAGAAAATTATTTACGATTAATAAATCATGTTCTTGCTAAATTATTAAGTGTTCAAGCATGCCTACTATGATCCCATGCTTCCTCTTTGTGTATGGCTTGCTGTGAAAACACTAAACATAACATGTGCTTGATTAATTCAGTATACTGCTTCTCTTAAGAAGGTTAGGGTCAATGAGGAAGACataactgtgtttgatgcattctTTAGGTTGAGGGTCTGATAATGGACTTAACACAACTGCTGGAGAGAGATTAAAATATTGAATATGGTAGCAGAGGAGGAGGCTGAAGTTGGTAGATTAATAGAGCAAGAGTTCCAGACCCAGGTAAGTTTATAATTGAGTTGTTTGTAAGACCAGTGCTACATGGTTCCACTTTGCGTCAGTGTAGTTATTTAGCTAAAGGTGTGCATGAGAATTAGCTATTTATTATTGTGTACTTTTAACTTTATAAACATTGAAGTTGTCCCTTTTTTATCAATAACTTCATGTGGAAAAGTACTTGAAGTAGAGGAATTGCAACAaccttgaacaaatattatttttcTTATTCCTTTTTGGTTTTAGACAA is from Triticum aestivum cultivar Chinese Spring chromosome 3A, IWGSC CS RefSeq v2.1, whole genome shotgun sequence and encodes:
- the LOC123056660 gene encoding zinc finger MYM-type protein 1-like — its product is MRKKKTPPISNFFKPIASNSTVENANATVEVDVTEQPTDNSVPNLSSVDMPPPKQNIEASVEVEVLEQQRIGSTPFERDPGKRKQIWELPLDKQNEARQFYISEGRYMPYMREYPYNDDPPKHRRRFQYSWFKDFEWLEFSPYTKRAYCFHCFLFSRKPIGKCGSETFTVLGFDRWKKVNNGKECAFLTHMGKDAGSAHNFSVRCYDNFKNSMTHIDKVYGKATAKTILDARLRLKVTIDSIRWLTFQACAFRGHDESPGSINRGNFLELVKLLASYNKEVKDVVLENAPGNAKYTSHQVQEEILAILSRKVQRTIREEIGDSKFCIMVDEARDESKKEQMALVLRFPDTEGFIQERFVDVIHVNDTLALTLKETICTVLADNNLNVEDIRGQAYDGASNMRGEWNGLKALILKACPYAYYIHCMVHQLQLALVAASREVHEVHNFFQHANFVINVVSASPKRNDELLANQATEIAREIELGDLDTGKGANQIGSLQRPADTRWSSHFKSIRSLRKMFGATITVLRSIANDRSVTQYSRGDAGGALRIIVSFDFVFILHLMERIMKITDVLCQTLQKKSMDILNALDTLSNTKVLLADLREEGWEPLIEEVKTFCVKHEVEIPDMSRKYVDVTKSRNKHNNITVLHHYKADVFNVAIDQQLVELNDRFSVQTTELMTLCASLDPRHDSFDISKICMLVDKFYPADFSSQEQARLESQLPHYQLDVCNHPELNSSSSLADLTVALHKTGKASVYPMVDRLLRLVITLPVSTATAERAFSAMKIIKTRLRSKMGDDFLRPYMVVYIGKEIAAKFNVNEIIDLFDRPAGGRRSAFKLVEM